A single region of the Triticum dicoccoides isolate Atlit2015 ecotype Zavitan chromosome 2B, WEW_v2.0, whole genome shotgun sequence genome encodes:
- the LOC119360731 gene encoding agamous-like MADS-box protein AGL80 translates to MARKKVALRYIHNRSRRCVTFEKCRNSLMKMAGELGTMCNTKACVLVYGEGSSVPDVFPFHADAVPILNRYKDMPDLVQFKNTVSQEEFLIQRITKLKEEANKFQRERENREILILLHKAMLGGILDVHELTLVGPKLEVILKNLGERIAKISQNSEPIGLPTTSAIGHQQHRHGASEDVSSASVAVNGLA, encoded by the coding sequence CCTTCGAGAAATGTCGCAATAGCCTGATGAAGATGGCAGGTGAGTTGGGCACCATGTGCAACACCAAAGCTTGTGTGCTGGTGTATGGTGAGGGTTCCTCGGTGCCGGATGTCTTCCCATTCCACGCCGATGCGGTGCCGATCCTGAATCGGTACAAGGACATGCCGGACCTTGTGCAATTCAAGAATACTGTGAGCCAGGAGGAATTTCTCATCCAGCGGATTACTAAGCTCAAAGAAGAGGCCAACAAGTTTCAACGTGAGCGTGAGAACCGTGAGATCTTAATCCTCCTACACAAGGCCATGCTTGGTGGTATCCTCGACGTCCATGAGCTTACCCTTGTTGGCCCTAAGTTAGAGGTCATCCTCAAGAACCTTGGTGAGCGCATCGCAAAAATCAGTCAGAACTCGGAACCCATCGGTCTTCCAACCACAAGTGCCATAGGTCACCAACAACATCGACATGGGGCCTCCGAAGATGTATCAAGTGCTTCAGTAGCAGTAAATGGGTTGGCTTGA